DNA from Algisphaera agarilytica:
ACAAGGCCTGGGTGACGAACGAGCTCAGCAGTGTTTCAAAGTTGGCGGGGGGCAGTGCTTCGCCACCGGGGCCGCCGAAGTCGGTGTTCTCGGGGGAGTCTCCACCCGGCTCGGCTTTGGAGGCGGCGGCGAGCTTTTCCTTCTCGGCCTGGGCCTGGGCTTTCCAGTCGCTGTCGATCTGAATCTTGGGTGTGTCGTCCGTGTCACTCATTAATCAGCCCTTTCGTAAGCATGACTATAGATTCCCTGCGGCGACATGCCAACCGCACCTAAAACGTATGGTTTTCAAGGCTTCGAGGCGAGACTTCGTCTCAACGGGTGACTTGGAACTCGCCGTGGTTTCGCGCACAATATCGAGCCTTC
Protein-coding regions in this window:
- a CDS encoding DUF1844 domain-containing protein gives rise to the protein MSDTDDTPKIQIDSDWKAQAQAEKEKLAAASKAEPGGDSPENTDFGGPGGEALPPANFETLLSSFVTQALFAMGAIPDPQTGQPALHLDLARYQIDMLGVLEEKTKGNLTEDEEKMLAGTMYELRTRYVQVANAQRGA